The following proteins are encoded in a genomic region of Comamonas resistens:
- a CDS encoding putative bifunctional diguanylate cyclase/phosphodiesterase — MPRTFVHLHAWRLRGLIRATAWAAVCMLSAGAPASRAELGTQTARPQVLVLMSYHPGHSWEDRILAGLNEWGGKGMAKPVFHTEWMDTKRYPGTEQRQHLARYLTDKYAHQRFDLIATVDDNALEFVARQSALFDGTPVVFSGINGDPAQIVGERPKVTGILERFDLTRTLRIALSLHPGTRRLIFITPQDETGIELRNGVDTTLALLPPGPQAEHWIAPDLSRIGERLQHQHRDTLIFVLGSIPALAGQPPLEPEEVTAFVHERTQLPVYSDLDTSVGHGSVGGYMNSGLETGRLQASMAQQILAGRAPSQIPYVRETPLALLFDYQELQRLGVNTRHLPEGSALLNEPVSIFDSEYRQPLIGFSLVMALLLASAAILVIRSRVLAERQRALHYQATHDDLTGLPNRHGLPPLLLQGDRNAAGDQEHVALVMLGLNRFKLINDTYGHAFGDAIVAAMAERLRHWRTEREALVRFGGDSFVIVSHFRGEPALEHLRTRCEALFSQPFIINGQRIPVTAAFGMSSAPLSALDPERLLREAETAMYEAKRNRSTQVVAFDCRIHVRTTRQFQIEASLPDAIANGEIEVYFQPIMDTVRDCIAGFEALARWQHSELGAIPPPEFIRVATESGHIGALTQCVLRKACAAFLPHLSSPAQPYLAVNVSVSDIYSGEFPVQLAKTLASLDMPANRLVLEVTEDMLLGDEQLAAQTLAQLRSQGVRIAIDDFGTGYSSMSYLSHYQVHIIKIDRSFVRNLATSAQDQKIVRAIISMAADLDLSVITEGVETQEQSTLLRSMGCVLQQGYVFSRPQPARQWAGVTGLPATAE; from the coding sequence ATGCCCCGCACCTTCGTCCATCTGCATGCCTGGCGCCTTCGCGGCCTGATCCGCGCCACAGCCTGGGCCGCGGTCTGCATGCTGAGCGCTGGTGCGCCTGCGAGCCGGGCCGAGCTGGGTACGCAGACGGCACGTCCCCAGGTACTGGTGCTGATGTCCTACCACCCCGGGCACAGCTGGGAAGACCGGATTCTGGCCGGCCTCAATGAATGGGGTGGCAAAGGGATGGCCAAGCCGGTCTTCCATACCGAATGGATGGACACCAAACGCTACCCAGGCACGGAGCAGCGCCAGCACCTGGCCCGCTACCTGACAGACAAATACGCGCACCAGCGCTTCGACCTGATTGCCACGGTCGATGACAACGCGCTTGAATTCGTGGCCCGGCAAAGCGCTCTTTTCGACGGCACGCCCGTGGTCTTCAGCGGCATCAATGGGGACCCCGCCCAGATCGTCGGCGAACGCCCCAAGGTCACAGGCATTCTCGAGCGCTTCGACCTGACGCGCACGCTGCGCATCGCCCTGTCCCTGCATCCGGGCACCCGGCGCCTGATCTTCATCACGCCGCAGGACGAAACGGGCATCGAGCTGCGCAACGGGGTGGACACCACCCTTGCGCTGCTGCCGCCCGGCCCTCAGGCGGAGCACTGGATCGCCCCCGATCTGTCGCGTATCGGCGAGCGCCTGCAGCACCAGCACCGGGACACACTGATCTTCGTGCTGGGCTCGATTCCAGCGCTGGCAGGCCAGCCCCCACTGGAGCCCGAGGAAGTGACGGCCTTTGTGCACGAGCGCACTCAGCTGCCCGTGTATTCCGACCTGGACACCTCGGTCGGCCATGGCAGCGTGGGCGGCTACATGAACAGCGGACTGGAAACCGGCCGGCTACAGGCCTCCATGGCCCAGCAGATACTGGCCGGCCGGGCGCCTTCGCAGATTCCCTATGTGCGTGAGACACCGCTGGCCCTGCTGTTCGACTATCAGGAACTGCAACGGCTTGGCGTGAACACCCGACACCTACCCGAAGGCAGTGCGCTGCTCAACGAGCCTGTGTCGATCTTCGACTCCGAGTACCGTCAACCGCTGATCGGCTTTTCACTGGTCATGGCCCTGCTGCTGGCCAGTGCGGCCATCCTGGTCATACGCAGCCGCGTGCTGGCCGAGCGCCAGCGCGCCCTGCACTATCAGGCCACGCACGATGACCTCACGGGACTGCCCAATCGCCACGGACTTCCCCCGCTGCTGCTGCAGGGCGACCGCAATGCCGCCGGCGACCAGGAGCATGTGGCGCTGGTGATGCTGGGACTGAACCGCTTCAAGCTCATCAACGACACCTATGGCCATGCCTTCGGCGACGCCATCGTGGCCGCCATGGCCGAGCGGCTGCGGCACTGGCGCACGGAGCGCGAGGCCCTGGTGCGCTTTGGCGGCGACTCCTTCGTCATCGTCTCTCATTTTCGCGGTGAGCCTGCACTTGAGCATCTGCGCACACGCTGCGAAGCCCTGTTCAGCCAGCCCTTCATCATCAATGGCCAGCGCATTCCCGTCACCGCGGCCTTCGGCATGAGCTCGGCGCCTTTGAGCGCACTGGACCCCGAACGGCTGCTGCGCGAGGCCGAAACGGCCATGTACGAAGCCAAGCGCAACCGCAGCACACAGGTCGTGGCCTTTGACTGCCGCATCCATGTGCGTACCACGCGCCAGTTCCAGATCGAAGCCAGCCTGCCCGATGCCATCGCGAATGGCGAGATCGAGGTCTACTTCCAGCCCATCATGGATACCGTCCGCGACTGCATCGCGGGCTTTGAGGCGCTGGCGCGCTGGCAGCACTCCGAACTGGGCGCCATACCGCCGCCCGAGTTCATCCGCGTTGCCACCGAATCGGGCCATATCGGCGCGCTCACGCAATGTGTGCTGCGCAAGGCCTGCGCTGCCTTTCTGCCGCACCTGAGCAGCCCCGCCCAGCCCTATCTGGCGGTGAACGTTTCGGTCAGCGATATCTACAGCGGCGAATTCCCCGTGCAGCTGGCCAAGACGCTGGCCAGCCTGGACATGCCGGCCAACCGCCTGGTGCTCGAAGTGACCGAGGACATGCTGCTGGGCGACGAACAACTGGCGGCCCAGACCCTGGCCCAGTTGCGCAGCCAGGGCGTGCGCATTGCCATCGACGACTTCGGCACCGGCTACTCCTCCATGAGCTATCTGTCGCACTACCAGGTTCACATCATCAAGATCGACCGCAGCTTCGTGCGCAACCTCGCCACCAGTGCGCAGGATCAGAAGATCGTGCGCGCCATCATCTCCATGGCCGCCGATCTGGACCTCAGCGTGATCACCGAGGGCGTGGAGACCCAGGAACAATCGACCCTGCTGCGCAGCATGGGCTGCGTGCTGCAGCAAGGCTATGTGTTCAGCCGCCCGCAGCCGGCTAGGCAATGGGCCGGAGTGACCGGTCTGCCGGCCACGGCCGAATAG
- a CDS encoding sensor histidine kinase, with amino-acid sequence MDKAPQASEKIAPETLEEALELLARRDAELAALRDAQQQWVHAVSHDLRAPLRHVLAFNPLIAELLQQAAPSADDLQEACSFLQTMDQSAKRMAAMFDGLLLLSRAARQPLQWQAVDLQAMLQRLQLQLQARNPDRNIEWRLPVTAAVVQGDAQLLEQALTAALSNAVKFSHPQTQAKIVVTVEEAYGSVQISVSDNGAGFDGARADRLFGIFQRMHRDSEFEGVGTGLALIQGICQRHGGRASIEAQPGQGCTLQLHWPQPASFPSQ; translated from the coding sequence ATGGATAAAGCGCCACAAGCCTCTGAAAAAATAGCGCCCGAAACGCTGGAAGAGGCGCTGGAACTGCTGGCCCGGCGAGATGCCGAGCTGGCAGCCCTGCGCGATGCCCAGCAGCAATGGGTGCATGCGGTGTCGCATGATCTGCGTGCTCCGCTGCGCCATGTACTGGCATTCAATCCCTTGATCGCCGAGCTGCTGCAGCAGGCAGCGCCAAGTGCCGATGATCTGCAGGAGGCCTGCAGCTTTTTGCAGACCATGGATCAATCGGCCAAGCGCATGGCCGCCATGTTCGATGGCTTGCTGCTGCTGTCACGGGCGGCGCGTCAGCCTCTGCAATGGCAAGCCGTGGATCTGCAGGCCATGTTGCAGCGTCTCCAGCTCCAGTTGCAGGCGCGGAACCCCGATCGCAACATCGAATGGAGGCTGCCGGTGACTGCTGCCGTCGTTCAAGGCGACGCACAGCTGCTGGAGCAGGCGCTGACGGCTGCCTTGTCCAATGCCGTCAAGTTCAGTCATCCGCAGACTCAGGCAAAGATTGTGGTGACGGTGGAGGAGGCCTACGGGTCGGTGCAGATCTCGGTGAGCGACAACGGTGCAGGCTTCGATGGCGCGCGCGCCGATCGGCTGTTCGGTATCTTCCAGCGCATGCACCGCGATTCGGAATTTGAAGGCGTGGGTACAGGCCTGGCTTTGATACAAGGCATTTGCCAGCGCCATGGCGGGAGGGCCAGCATCGAGGCTCAGCCGGGACAGGGCTGCACCTTGCAGCTGCACTGGCCTCAGCCAGCATCTTTCCCGTCTCAGTAA
- a CDS encoding LysR substrate-binding domain-containing protein, which translates to MPHATSSPTPLLRTRAIGAGHLRAFLAVARHLNFRAAADELALTQSAVSRQIQSLEDEVGMPLFLRHSRAVELTGAGAQLLHSVQPALEAIDATVRQIRQTAGRKSVAITTWASFAAMWLIPRLEAFQRTHPDIDIRIDTGDAVLDLETTDVDLAIRYSASVIDPGAQSLFGEELVLVASPALLKNGPPLRKPADAAHFTLIETGDVHRMPQLEWLSWQRWFAANGCDQLQPPRWLYFNYAHQIVQAALAGQGLAIARLPLVADALAAGDLIEVLPEHRLASPLSYWLLQGPRSGARPEVQAFCQWLLNQAEETRAHMQQRPDAA; encoded by the coding sequence ATGCCACATGCCACCTCCAGTCCCACCCCGCTGCTTCGCACGCGCGCCATTGGCGCAGGCCATCTGCGCGCTTTTTTGGCTGTAGCCAGACACCTGAACTTTCGCGCGGCCGCCGATGAGCTGGCCCTGACCCAATCGGCCGTCAGCCGCCAGATTCAGTCCCTGGAAGACGAGGTCGGCATGCCTTTGTTCCTGCGTCACTCGCGTGCCGTGGAGCTGACGGGCGCTGGTGCCCAGTTGCTGCATTCCGTGCAGCCGGCGCTGGAAGCCATCGACGCCACCGTCCGCCAGATCCGCCAGACCGCAGGCCGCAAGAGCGTGGCCATCACCACCTGGGCCAGCTTTGCTGCCATGTGGCTAATTCCGCGCCTGGAGGCTTTTCAGCGCACCCACCCCGACATCGACATCCGCATCGACACGGGTGATGCCGTGCTGGACCTGGAAACCACCGATGTGGATCTGGCCATACGGTACAGCGCCAGCGTGATAGACCCCGGCGCCCAGTCCCTGTTCGGTGAAGAACTGGTGCTGGTGGCCAGCCCTGCCCTGCTCAAGAACGGGCCGCCGCTGCGCAAGCCTGCCGATGCAGCGCACTTCACCTTGATAGAAACCGGCGATGTACACCGCATGCCTCAGCTGGAATGGCTGAGCTGGCAGCGCTGGTTTGCCGCCAACGGCTGCGATCAGCTGCAACCGCCACGCTGGCTGTATTTCAACTACGCCCACCAGATCGTTCAGGCAGCCCTGGCCGGTCAGGGCCTGGCGATTGCCCGATTGCCGTTGGTCGCCGATGCGCTGGCCGCAGGTGACCTTATTGAAGTGCTGCCCGAGCACCGCCTGGCATCACCGCTCTCGTACTGGCTGCTGCAAGGACCGCGCAGCGGCGCGCGGCCCGAGGTTCAGGCTTTTTGCCAATGGCTGCTGAACCAGGCCGAAGAGACAAGAGCCCATATGCAGCAGCGCCCGGACGCTGCCTGA
- the tyrS gene encoding tyrosine--tRNA ligase, with translation MNQSAVTSFPVTDRVNQALEVTLRGVDELLPKDEWVQKLARSEATGVPLRIKLGLDPTAPDIHLGHTVVLNKMRQLQDLGHQVIFLIGDFTTLIGDPSGRNSTRPPLTAEQIKVNAETYYTQAAKVLDPARTEVRYNSEWCDQLGARGMIELSAKYTVARMMERNDFHTRFTEGSSISLHEFLYPLLQGYDSVALKADLELGGTDQKFNLMMGRHLQAEYGQEQQCVLTMPLLVGLDGVHKMSKSKNNYIGITEDANTMFAKVLSISDELMWDWYTLLSFKSLAEIAALKAEIEAGGNPKHAKVALAKEITARFHSAALAEAAEQDFINRSKGGIPDDIPEISLSGAPLGIGALVKQANLAASTGEANRLIDGGGVRIDGNVISDRALKLEAGTFVLQVGKRKFARVTLS, from the coding sequence ATGAATCAATCTGCTGTTACAAGTTTTCCCGTGACCGACAGAGTGAACCAGGCGCTGGAAGTCACTCTGCGTGGAGTCGATGAGCTGCTGCCCAAGGACGAGTGGGTCCAGAAACTGGCCAGGTCCGAAGCCACCGGTGTGCCCCTGCGCATCAAGCTGGGCCTGGACCCCACGGCTCCCGACATCCACCTTGGCCACACCGTGGTGCTCAACAAGATGCGCCAGCTGCAGGATCTGGGCCACCAGGTGATCTTTCTGATCGGCGACTTCACCACGCTGATCGGCGACCCCTCGGGCCGCAATTCCACCCGCCCGCCATTGACGGCCGAGCAGATCAAGGTCAATGCCGAGACCTATTACACCCAGGCCGCCAAGGTGCTGGACCCTGCCAGGACCGAGGTTCGTTACAACAGCGAGTGGTGCGACCAGCTGGGCGCACGCGGCATGATTGAGCTGTCGGCCAAGTACACGGTGGCGCGCATGATGGAGCGCAACGACTTCCATACGCGTTTCACCGAAGGCAGCTCCATCAGCCTGCACGAGTTTCTGTACCCGCTGCTGCAGGGCTATGACTCGGTGGCGCTCAAGGCCGACCTGGAGCTGGGCGGCACGGACCAGAAATTCAATCTGATGATGGGTCGCCATCTGCAGGCCGAATATGGACAGGAGCAGCAGTGCGTGCTCACCATGCCGCTGCTGGTGGGCCTGGACGGTGTGCACAAGATGTCCAAGTCCAAGAACAACTACATCGGCATCACCGAGGACGCCAACACCATGTTCGCCAAGGTGCTGTCGATCTCGGACGAGCTGATGTGGGACTGGTACACCCTGCTGTCCTTCAAGAGCCTGGCCGAGATCGCCGCACTCAAGGCCGAGATCGAGGCCGGCGGCAACCCCAAGCATGCCAAGGTGGCCCTGGCCAAGGAAATCACCGCGCGCTTCCACAGCGCGGCGCTGGCCGAGGCGGCCGAGCAGGATTTCATCAACCGCTCCAAGGGCGGCATCCCTGATGACATCCCTGAAATCAGCCTGTCCGGCGCTCCGCTGGGCATTGGTGCGCTGGTCAAGCAGGCCAATCTGGCTGCATCGACCGGCGAAGCCAACCGCCTGATTGATGGCGGCGGCGTGCGCATCGACGGCAATGTCATCAGCGACCGCGCACTGAAGCTGGAAGCCGGTACCTTTGTGCTGCAGGTGGGCAAGCGCAAGTTTGCGCGCGTGACCCTGAGCTGA
- the glmU gene encoding bifunctional UDP-N-acetylglucosamine diphosphorylase/glucosamine-1-phosphate N-acetyltransferase GlmU, which produces MTAPLDIVIMAAGKGTRMKSRHPKVLQKLAGRALLQHVLDTAAQLKARSAVVITGHGAAEVEAAIAGAQSAEAGFDLKFARQEPQLGTGHAVQQAVPQLKDDGLVVVLSGDVPLTQADTLQGLVDAAGADKLALLTVSMPDPTGYGRIVRNDAGTVQRIVEQKDANEAERAITEIYSGIMAVPAKYLRAWLSKLDNNNAQGEYYLTDIVAMAVTDGVSVVGHRIADALQVAGVNSPLQLAELERAHQLRQARRLMEQGVRLADPQRFDLRDDVRGAKANLSCGQDVEIDVNCIFTGNVTIGSGAKIGANCHISNVQIADDAVIQPFTHIDGEKAGVEVGQGALIGPFARLRPGARLGREVHIGNFVEVKNSTMADGAKANHLAYLGDASVGERVNYGAGSITANYDGVNKHRTVIEADVHIGSNCVLVAPVTVGAGGTVGAGSTVTKSTEAGSLTVARGKQVGISNWQRPKKQP; this is translated from the coding sequence ATGACTGCACCTCTGGACATCGTCATCATGGCTGCCGGCAAAGGCACCCGCATGAAAAGCCGCCATCCCAAGGTACTGCAAAAGCTGGCCGGTCGCGCCCTGCTGCAGCATGTGCTGGATACGGCAGCGCAGCTGAAGGCACGCTCGGCCGTGGTGATTACCGGCCATGGTGCTGCAGAAGTAGAAGCGGCTATCGCAGGCGCACAAAGCGCTGAAGCCGGTTTTGACCTGAAATTTGCGCGTCAGGAGCCGCAGCTGGGCACCGGCCACGCCGTGCAGCAGGCGGTGCCGCAGCTCAAGGACGACGGCCTGGTGGTGGTGCTGTCCGGTGACGTACCCCTGACGCAGGCCGATACCCTGCAAGGTCTGGTCGATGCAGCCGGGGCCGACAAGCTGGCGCTGCTGACGGTGAGCATGCCCGACCCCACGGGCTACGGCCGTATCGTGCGCAACGATGCGGGCACCGTGCAGCGCATCGTGGAGCAAAAGGATGCGAACGAGGCCGAGCGTGCCATCACCGAGATCTACAGCGGCATCATGGCCGTGCCCGCCAAATACTTGAGGGCCTGGCTGTCCAAGCTAGACAACAACAATGCCCAGGGCGAGTACTACCTGACCGACATTGTTGCCATGGCAGTCACCGACGGCGTGTCCGTGGTCGGTCATCGCATTGCCGATGCGCTGCAGGTCGCAGGCGTGAACAGCCCCTTGCAACTGGCTGAACTTGAGCGAGCCCATCAGCTGCGCCAGGCGCGTCGGCTGATGGAGCAGGGCGTGCGGCTGGCCGACCCCCAGCGTTTTGACCTGCGTGACGATGTGCGCGGCGCCAAGGCCAACCTGTCCTGCGGTCAGGATGTGGAGATCGATGTGAACTGCATCTTCACCGGCAATGTGACGATTGGCTCGGGCGCGAAAATTGGCGCCAACTGCCATATCAGCAATGTCCAGATTGCCGACGATGCGGTGATTCAACCCTTCACCCATATCGATGGCGAGAAGGCGGGCGTGGAGGTGGGGCAAGGGGCGCTGATCGGTCCGTTTGCCCGTCTGCGCCCCGGGGCCAGGCTGGGCCGAGAAGTGCACATCGGCAACTTCGTTGAAGTGAAGAACTCCACCATGGCCGATGGCGCCAAGGCCAATCATCTGGCCTATCTGGGCGATGCCTCGGTGGGTGAGCGCGTGAACTATGGCGCAGGCAGCATCACCGCCAACTACGACGGCGTGAACAAACACCGTACGGTGATAGAGGCGGATGTGCATATCGGCAGCAACTGCGTGCTGGTCGCTCCGGTGACCGTGGGGGCGGGCGGTACCGTGGGCGCAGGCTCCACCGTGACCAAGAGTACCGAGGCCGGGTCGCTGACCGTGGCGCGCGGCAAGCAGGTGGGTATCAGCAATTGGCAACGTCCTAAAAAACAGCCATAA
- a CDS encoding anhydro-N-acetylmuramic acid kinase, whose translation MPNAIEQAAQRPLYIGLMSGTSLDGVDGVIVDFSQRTQVILHAGCSFDSSLRAELLALNSTGGSDELHRAALAANAVARHYAQVVQQLLRASGLRAGQIAAIGAHGQTVRHRPQMFDGTGYTLQLNSPALLAELTGISVVADLRSRDVAAGGQGAPLVPAFHQSVFGKPGETALVLNIGGIANLSVLEADGSVLGFDTGTGNALLDGWCLRHTGQPYDACGQWAAGGQILPQLLAAMLADPYLAQTPPKSTGRDLFHADWLEQHLQRHASQAAPVDVQATLTEFTAASCADAVQRFGKGGSELLVCGGGAFNTYLMQRLAALLPGVQVGSTAQRSLPPLEVEAAAFAWLARQCLLGLPGNLASVTGARGPRILGAIYPA comes from the coding sequence ATGCCCAATGCTATTGAACAAGCTGCCCAACGCCCTTTGTACATCGGACTGATGTCCGGCACTTCGCTGGACGGGGTGGACGGCGTCATCGTGGACTTCAGCCAGAGGACGCAGGTCATACTGCACGCGGGCTGCAGTTTTGATAGCTCACTGCGTGCAGAACTGCTGGCTCTGAACAGCACCGGAGGCAGTGACGAGCTGCATCGCGCCGCACTGGCGGCCAATGCTGTTGCCCGCCACTACGCGCAGGTCGTGCAGCAGTTGCTGCGGGCCAGCGGCCTGCGAGCCGGGCAGATTGCCGCCATCGGAGCCCATGGACAGACCGTGCGCCACCGCCCACAGATGTTCGACGGCACGGGCTATACCCTGCAACTCAATAGTCCCGCACTGCTGGCCGAGCTCACAGGCATCTCCGTTGTGGCCGATCTGCGCAGCCGCGACGTGGCGGCCGGCGGCCAGGGTGCCCCCCTGGTGCCAGCCTTTCACCAGAGTGTGTTCGGCAAGCCAGGGGAAACGGCTCTGGTGCTCAATATCGGCGGCATCGCCAACCTCAGCGTGCTGGAGGCCGATGGCTCGGTACTGGGCTTTGACACAGGCACCGGCAATGCACTGCTGGACGGCTGGTGCCTGCGCCACACGGGACAGCCCTATGATGCCTGCGGTCAGTGGGCAGCCGGCGGCCAGATCCTGCCTCAGCTATTGGCCGCCATGCTGGCCGACCCCTATCTGGCACAGACCCCGCCCAAAAGCACGGGCCGCGACCTCTTCCATGCAGACTGGCTGGAGCAGCACCTGCAGCGGCATGCCAGCCAGGCCGCGCCGGTGGATGTGCAGGCCACGCTGACCGAATTCACGGCCGCCAGTTGCGCCGATGCTGTCCAACGCTTTGGCAAGGGAGGCTCCGAGCTGCTGGTCTGCGGCGGCGGTGCATTCAACACCTATCTGATGCAGCGTCTTGCCGCCTTGCTACCGGGCGTCCAGGTCGGCAGTACGGCGCAGCGCAGCCTGCCCCCTCTGGAGGTGGAGGCTGCGGCCTTTGCCTGGCTGGCACGTCAGTGCCTGCTGGGCCTGCCGGGCAATCTGGCCAGCGTCACAGGTGCACGCGGGCCGCGCATTCTGGGAGCCATCTACCCGGCCTGA
- a CDS encoding M23 family metallopeptidase: protein MTGLKNAGGALIARLTSALQKHPRRASAALAAVLLTGGSGAFAVANLGPDPADLPVRTLIEPVASLAQGHDLAELTDLQAFSLYRNETTRSNDTAESLLQRLGIADPQAAAFMRSDEAVRQNVLSRAGRLVSAETTADHQLTALTVRWAPDEDGTFRRLTVERVDGKLQTKIETGKLTASPRLAGGVIRSTFYAASDAADIPENVSMQMADIFEGQLDFRRGLRKGDRFAVVYESLEADGEPLRAGRVLSTEFLNNGKAHQAIWFQEDGKKGSYYTLDGKSLQQAYLSYPVEFSRISSNFSMRLHPIQKTWRAHLGTDFAAPTGTKVRTVGDGTVSFAGVQNGYGNVIFVEHANQHTTVYAHLSRIDVRQGQHVDQGDIIGAVGSTGWATGPHLHFEFREKGEQRDPLTIAQITDAAKPISKSARAAFDKQAAQMRIELNAGTQAVAVASAR, encoded by the coding sequence ATGACTGGCTTGAAAAATGCCGGCGGTGCACTGATTGCGCGGCTGACATCGGCCCTGCAAAAGCATCCTCGGCGCGCTTCGGCTGCGCTGGCGGCTGTTTTGCTGACCGGTGGCAGCGGTGCCTTCGCTGTGGCCAATCTGGGCCCAGACCCCGCCGATCTCCCCGTACGCACTCTGATCGAACCCGTGGCCTCTCTGGCCCAGGGCCATGATCTGGCCGAACTCACGGATCTGCAGGCGTTCTCCCTCTACCGCAACGAAACCACGCGCAGCAACGACACCGCCGAGTCTCTGCTGCAGCGCCTGGGCATTGCCGACCCGCAGGCCGCCGCCTTCATGCGCAGCGACGAGGCCGTACGCCAGAACGTGCTGAGCCGCGCTGGCCGCCTGGTCTCCGCCGAAACCACGGCCGACCACCAGCTGACGGCACTGACTGTGCGCTGGGCTCCCGATGAGGACGGTACCTTCCGTCGCCTGACTGTCGAGCGCGTGGACGGCAAGCTTCAGACCAAGATCGAAACCGGCAAGCTCACCGCCAGCCCCCGCCTGGCGGGTGGCGTGATCCGCTCCACCTTCTACGCAGCATCCGACGCGGCAGACATTCCCGAGAATGTTTCCATGCAGATGGCCGACATCTTCGAAGGCCAGCTGGACTTCCGCCGCGGCCTGCGCAAGGGCGACCGCTTTGCCGTGGTCTATGAGTCCCTGGAAGCCGATGGCGAGCCCCTGCGTGCCGGCCGCGTGCTGAGCACCGAGTTCCTCAACAATGGCAAGGCTCATCAGGCCATTTGGTTCCAGGAGGATGGCAAGAAAGGCTCTTACTACACGCTGGACGGCAAGAGCCTGCAGCAGGCCTATCTGAGCTACCCCGTGGAGTTCTCGCGTATCAGCAGCAATTTTTCCATGCGTCTGCACCCCATCCAGAAGACCTGGCGCGCCCACCTGGGTACGGACTTTGCGGCCCCCACGGGCACCAAGGTCCGCACCGTGGGTGATGGTACCGTGTCCTTTGCCGGCGTGCAAAACGGCTATGGCAATGTGATCTTTGTCGAGCATGCCAACCAGCACACCACGGTCTATGCGCACCTGAGCCGCATCGACGTCAGGCAGGGCCAGCATGTGGACCAGGGCGACATCATCGGCGCCGTGGGCTCTACCGGCTGGGCCACAGGCCCCCACTTGCACTTTGAATTCCGCGAAAAGGGCGAGCAGCGCGATCCGCTGACCATTGCCCAGATCACCGACGCGGCCAAGCCCATCAGCAAATCTGCTCGCGCAGCCTTTGACAAGCAGGCCGCGCAGATGCGCATCGAACTCAATGCGGGCACCCAGGCCGTCGCCGTGGCCAGCGCACGCTGA
- a CDS encoding carboxymuconolactone decarboxylase family protein, with protein MSERVNLGKELPHIYQSVLEVDRLAEAAALEAGWTAGFTHLVKLRASQINQCAFCLRMHARDALAAGEAPDRLAVLPAWRETAYFTSKERAGLALTEVITLVASDQIPDAVYAEAAKALNTREIASIEWLAVVINMWNRVAISCRTPVHP; from the coding sequence ATGAGTGAACGCGTCAACTTGGGCAAGGAGCTGCCCCACATATACCAATCCGTGCTGGAGGTGGACAGGCTGGCAGAGGCTGCGGCCCTGGAGGCTGGCTGGACCGCTGGATTCACCCATCTGGTGAAGCTCAGGGCCTCGCAGATCAACCAATGTGCTTTCTGCCTGCGCATGCATGCCAGAGACGCACTGGCGGCAGGCGAAGCCCCGGACCGCCTGGCGGTATTGCCGGCCTGGCGTGAAACCGCATATTTCACAAGCAAGGAGCGTGCGGGGCTGGCGTTGACGGAAGTCATCACGCTGGTGGCCAGTGATCAGATTCCCGATGCAGTCTATGCCGAAGCGGCCAAGGCGCTGAATACACGGGAGATCGCGTCCATAGAGTGGCTGGCCGTGGTGATCAATATGTGGAATCGCGTGGCCATTTCTTGCCGCACCCCGGTGCATCCCTGA